A stretch of DNA from Allomeiothermus silvanus DSM 9946:
CCTGGGGCGCGGGGGCTCAGATACCACCGCAGTTGCTATCGCGGCAGCTTTGGGAGCCCACGAGTGCGAGATCTTCACCGATACTGAGGGGGTCTACACTACCGACCCTCATACCATTCCTGAAGCACAAAAGCTCTTCCGCATCGGCTACGATCAGATGCTCGAGCTAGCCGCCTTAGGAGCGAGGGTGCTCCATCCCCGGGCGGTCTATTACGGCAAGCGATACGGCGTAAGGATTCACGTGCGCAGCAGCTTTTCTTATAACCCTGGAACCTTAGTGGAGGAAGGCATGGAGCTCGATCGCCCAGTGACGGGAGTGGCTTTAGACGACGAGATTGCCCAGATTGGCCTAATAGGTATCCCCGACCGCCCCGGTATCGCCAGCCGAGTGTTTGAGGCCCTGGCCCGCCGGGGAGTAGCGGTGGATATGATCATTCAGGGTGTACCCGGCCACGACGCCTCGCGCCAGCAGATGGCTTTCACGGTCAACAAGGACTTTGCTGAGGATGCTATGGAGGCTTTGGAGCCGGTTTTGGCGGAGATCGGCGGGGAGGCCGTACTCCGCCCTGACGTGGCTAAGGTTTCCATCGTAGGGGTAGCCCTGGCCTCCACTCCGGGCATCCCAGCCCGCATGTTTGCAGCGGTCTCGAGCGTAGGAGCCAACATCGAGATGATTGCCACCAGCGAGGTGCGCATCTCGGTGATCATCCCCGCCCATCATGCTGAGGCTGCGCTCCGGGCTGTGCATAGCGCTTTTGAACTGGATAAGCCGATGGTTTGAAAGGAGTGCGCGGGCAGGGATGGTTTCTTGCCCCCTCTGCCTCTCAACAAGGAAATGACAATGGAACAGAGCTATTCCAGCAAGCAGTTCCTCAGCTGGCAGGACATCACCGCTTTGGTTTCGAGCCTTGTGGGAAGGCTCAACCCGCGCGACTACGACTGCATCTTGGTGGTAACCCGTGGTGGCATGATCCCCGCTTGCCTTATCAGCGAAGCCACCGACCTGCGCGATATCCTTACGGCTGCGGTGATGTTTTACACCCGTGAAGGTCAGACCTTGCAGGAGCCCCACTTTCTGCAATTTCCTGGCGATGCGTTGCTGCTAGGGAAGCGCGTTCTGATCGTAGACGACGTGTGGGATTCGGGTAAGACCGCAGTAGCGGTGCGAGAGCGGGTCAAGTTGGCGGGGGGTAAGCCTACCCTGGCGGTGCTTCACTACAAGCCCAAGATGAACCGATTTCCGGGGGATGGCCCTGATCTTTACGCTGCTGAGACCGATGCCTGGATTGTGTATCCCTGGGATCCGGCACAGGGATGGACAAGTTTGGGACAGCCTCCCCGTCAGGCTTAACCGTCCCAAGCGGCTAAGCAAAGAACATATTCACGCGCAGAGTATCGTGAATATAGGCGCAAAAGGGCTCTCTCAAACTAGGAGAGCCCTTTGAATATTATACCGGATTCAAAAAGATAGTTATCAAAACCAAAAACTCAAGAGGCTATCTTTTTGAATCCTAGAGCACTCCCCTTCCAAGGGGCGGTATCGCCCTCCGCTACGCGGATAACTTCGGTCGGGTTGATTCGTTACCGAATGGTAACGAATCAACCAAATCTGGTATTACTTGATTAGTCCAAGTTGCTTTACCGCGTCACGTTCGTCGGCTAGCTCTTTGGCGCTGGCGTCCATTTTCTGGCGGCTGAAGTCGTTGATCTCGAGGCCTTGGACGATGGTGAAATCGCCGCCTTTGCATACACAGGGGTAGCTGTAGACCAACCCCTCCGGAATACCATAGGAGCCGTCAGAGGGGATGGCCATACTTACCCAGTCGCCCTCGGGGGTGCCCAGGGCCCAATCGCGCATGTGGTCGATGGCGGCACTGGCCGCACTAGCCGCCGAGGAAGCCCCACGGGCCTCGATGATTGCCGCTCCGCGTTTGGCGACGGTTGGGATATAGGTGTTGGCGTACCACTCCGGGTCGCCCACCAACTCGTAGGCGTTTTGTCCGTCCACCTCGCAGTGAAAGAGGTCAGGGTACTGGGTAAGGGAGTGGTTGCCCCAGATGGTCATTTTCTTGATGCTAGTGACTGGCTTCTTGACCCGCGCGGCAAGCTGGCTGATGGCGCGGTTGTGGTCTAGGCGGGTCATGGCGTGAAACTGGCGGGGTGAGAGGCCCGGCGCGTTATGGTAAGCGATGAGGGCGTTGGTGTTGGCCGGGTTGCCCACCACCAACACTTTCACGCTCTTCTTGGCGTTTTCTGAGAGAGCCTTGCCCTGTGCGGTGAAGATGGCTCCGTTGGCCTGGAGCAAGTCGGCCCGTTCCATCCCGGCCTTGCGCGGCATCGCGCCCACTAACAGGGCGTAATCGGCGTCGGCAAAAGCTATGTTGGGGTCATCGGTCTGTACCACTCCGGCCAAGGTAGGGAAGGCACAGTCCTCGAGCTCCATCACCACCCCTTGTAAGGCTTTGAGCGCCGGGGTGATTTCCAGAAGTTGCAGGATAACCGGCTGGTCTTTGCCCAGCATCTCGCCCGCCGCGATCCTAAAGAGGAGGCTATAGCCGATCTGACCGGCGGCTCCGGTGACCGCAACACGAACCGGGGATTTCATCTGCGATTCTCCTTTCCAGTCGATGCTGCAAGAGCGGCATCGAAACCGTCCAGAATCATACCGCGAAAACCTGCCCTACACTTTACAGAAGTTGCAAGAAGGCGGGGGGATTTGTTGTTTTGTGCTTGTAGGATTTGCGGACCGTAGCCTACTCATCGGCCTTGGGGGTTCGATGTTGGTAATAGTACTCCTCGTTGGGTTTCCAGCCGAGCGCGTTGGCCAGGCGGTTGGTGAAGTTGAACATCGCCGCGACCTGGGCGGCTTCGAAGATGGCTTCGTCCGAAAGCCCTACCGCCCGCATCGGGATGAGGTCGTCTGGGCTCATGGTGGGGGAGTCTTGGGTCATCTTCACCGCGAAGTCCAGCAGGGCCCGCTCCCTCGGGGCCAGGTCGGCACGGCGGTAGTTGGCGGCCAGCACCTCCGGGAGCACCGGGTCGCCGCTGATCTCGCGTAAGTAGGCCGAGTGGCTGGCTAAGCAGTACTCGCACCTATTCTCCGAGGAAACTACTACCGCGATCATCTCCCGCTCTTTGCGCGAAAGCTGGCTGTGCTCCTCGCTGCGCATCAGGAAGTCGTAGTAGCGGAACCAGCGCAGGAAATGCTCGGGCAGCAGGGCGAAGTTACGGGCTACGTTGGGGATCAGGCCGGTTTTCTCGAGAAACTTAGCGAAGAGTGCCTGCACCTCGGGAGGGGCCTCGCTGGGCTCGGGAACCTTGACCCAAGCCGTGGATGCAGCGGGAGTTGGCGGGATGGGTGCGGTTTTGCGTTTGGGTTTGGACGGGACTTGGCTCATAAGTCCTGCTGTGCTTCCCAGCGGGCGGGAGCAGCCTGTTTGAGAAACTCCACAATATCCTGAGTGGAAGTACCAGGGCCAAACACCGCGGATACCCCCATCTCTTTTAGGCGAGGCACGTCCTCATCGGGGATGATACCTCCCCCGAAGAGCAAGATGTCGCCTGCGTTTTGCTCCTCGAGTAGGCGGCGGACCTCGC
This window harbors:
- a CDS encoding aspartate kinase; amino-acid sequence: MALVVQKYGGTSVGDLERIHKVAQRIQHYRERGHQLAVVVSAMGHTTDELIALAKRVNKRPPQRELDMLTTIGEQQSVALLSMQLNAMGIPARGFTQNQIGIITDGRYGDARILRVEPRLIRESLDRGEVAVIAGFMGTTPDGELTTLGRGGSDTTAVAIAAALGAHECEIFTDTEGVYTTDPHTIPEAQKLFRIGYDQMLELAALGARVLHPRAVYYGKRYGVRIHVRSSFSYNPGTLVEEGMELDRPVTGVALDDEIAQIGLIGIPDRPGIASRVFEALARRGVAVDMIIQGVPGHDASRQQMAFTVNKDFAEDAMEALEPVLAEIGGEAVLRPDVAKVSIVGVALASTPGIPARMFAAVSSVGANIEMIATSEVRISVIIPAHHAEAALRAVHSAFELDKPMV
- a CDS encoding phosphoribosyltransferase, whose amino-acid sequence is MEQSYSSKQFLSWQDITALVSSLVGRLNPRDYDCILVVTRGGMIPACLISEATDLRDILTAAVMFYTREGQTLQEPHFLQFPGDALLLGKRVLIVDDVWDSGKTAVAVRERVKLAGGKPTLAVLHYKPKMNRFPGDGPDLYAAETDAWIVYPWDPAQGWTSLGQPPRQA
- a CDS encoding malate dehydrogenase → MKSPVRVAVTGAAGQIGYSLLFRIAAGEMLGKDQPVILQLLEITPALKALQGVVMELEDCAFPTLAGVVQTDDPNIAFADADYALLVGAMPRKAGMERADLLQANGAIFTAQGKALSENAKKSVKVLVVGNPANTNALIAYHNAPGLSPRQFHAMTRLDHNRAISQLAARVKKPVTSIKKMTIWGNHSLTQYPDLFHCEVDGQNAYELVGDPEWYANTYIPTVAKRGAAIIEARGASSAASAASAAIDHMRDWALGTPEGDWVSMAIPSDGSYGIPEGLVYSYPCVCKGGDFTIVQGLEINDFSRQKMDASAKELADERDAVKQLGLIK
- a CDS encoding peroxidase-related enzyme (This protein belongs to a clade of uncharacterized proteins related to peroxidases such as the alkylhydroperoxidase AhpD.), whose protein sequence is MSQVPSKPKRKTAPIPPTPAASTAWVKVPEPSEAPPEVQALFAKFLEKTGLIPNVARNFALLPEHFLRWFRYYDFLMRSEEHSQLSRKEREMIAVVVSSENRCEYCLASHSAYLREISGDPVLPEVLAANYRRADLAPRERALLDFAVKMTQDSPTMSPDDLIPMRAVGLSDEAIFEAAQVAAMFNFTNRLANALGWKPNEEYYYQHRTPKADE